The region ggagtttttccttgccactgttgcttgtctggggttaggccctgggattctggaaagcgccttgaaacaattttgattgtaaaagatgctatataaaaaaagattgatttgatttgagattgaAGAAGATCTGAGAAAAAACAAAGTTCTgataatttaacattttaatacAACAGGCACCAAGCAATTTATATATCTTTTTAAACTAAAtaagcagaggcagaaaaatggcTGATTTTATGCATTGTCATGGTTGATTATAACATTTGTGTTTGATATGCAGATTTATCAGGTGCATATCATCAAATCATGACATCACATGCCCGAGGTGGATGTTGGAGCTGATGGCATTTATGACAGGTTCTCCATGactttctcctttctcttcaTATGGCATTTTTGACATTCCATTCAGCGCATTTGGGATGATAGACAGCTTCAACCTCTGCAGTAAAAACCTAGCAgtattattaaaatgtaatggAAACATATGCTATTGTATAATTTATAGCAAACAATAAATATATCACCTGCATGAATGAACCAGGAAGAATCCACAGTGTGTGAAAGGCAGCTACAGGAATCCAAAAGATGGAGGCCATGGTAATGACCCAGCCTATCCCCTGAGCCCAGGGAGGGAAGACATAATCCTCATAGCGAGCTGGTTTGAACTGGATGATGGAGAAAATCAGGATAACCtatgtaaaaaagaaatctaaTTAGGTTTTTCAATTAGTATGGGACTTAATGGTGTTCAACAATTCTGGGTGCTGGAAAGAAGGCTTCATCTGTCAATTGAACCCAATAAACAATAGTGGTCTCATCCCAGATGTgaaacagtggaccagctctgtACCCTCTCAATGGTGCTGGAGGCACCTTTGCATAAGCACATTTTAGGCCCTGGTTCTCTTAGTACAGGAGTATGAGGTCTATCGCTTATCAGTGGAGATGGGGTTAGGAGATCAAACATCACACCAAGGCAGACCCAGGATACTCAATCTCTAACCTAGCTACAGAGGGCCTGGGCGTACTtccagagaagctggaggaggaagttgGGCACAGGACTGTCCCTGCTACCCTACTAATGAGAACGAAACAGGTCAGATGGATTCTAGTATAAACCTGGACATTTGCATTACAA is a window of Takifugu flavidus isolate HTHZ2018 chromosome 14, ASM371156v2, whole genome shotgun sequence DNA encoding:
- the LOC130537761 gene encoding sodium-dependent dopamine transporter-like; the protein is MHDCFSAAGVSRLSNILEEMTGKRPNIFFRTCWLVIAPVLITVILIFSIIQFKPARYEDYVFPPWAQGIGWVITMASIFWIPVAAFHTLWILPGSFMQRLKLSIIPNALNGMSKMPYEEKGESHGEPVINAISSNIHLGHVMS